One genomic window of Fusarium fujikuroi IMI 58289 draft genome, chromosome FFUJ_chr01 includes the following:
- a CDS encoding related to nuclear pore protein: MAPVEAEKFLSYEAGPEVEEFANALDDCLSPPLSNEERRERIIDLPRKYYENALRRLAQVRPRMTRNGQDDVDMDADDDGTNSNPASAELVKRLEREAQTWDLLRRLLPLRYASSDDGQSASKTEQSSVDSGDLFKSFLASDSSARERQAVIQWLQSNASSGPDVNELAHELQQNADRGDIIAHGWLHTRSSIKLRKGVTAWPHLLDRQSPAIATSFHTSDGSPLVTQLDPDAATRQGRKLEPQDEYFERAIWLGCWEHLRRGSSLESIREWCQERTEMWRAISTSAILLSADDSQGVTDTKPASLALWRRMCFSLSRSGGCDDYERAVYGVLSGDIPSVEKVALNWDDFLFANYNALLRTQLDNYILGQCPADVASNLTQSFPSFDAIQFHGEPSTVDMRLIRALEANPQIKDEANEPNKALQASLISKEIGQHLYQQGFIISSGANHNESALYRSEPSKLEVNKERFFQSTQHYGLRIVAHIYLLINLLDKLNSKDDSLAPAYSPPEMRRSQQNLIAGYANYLRLAEFHELIPLYCSILEPPRSYEVLSYNLIPENEASRRLLQLRLIRKAGIDVLEFVKTQAWLLFDDLGPAQHGCPAKEGFSIIEPGPPTSRSGRPVRPDFFGDDERFVDQAHENLIRSLEWLVLVQETWPNVLSMGTKIYKFFLRNMHLSAARQLMKRVPFSEVLHAATEENGDEIELYEDIPEFWARQLDRRGIRDVTPQQALSDARNFRELENLVRALDSLETVASLAELTNEYAKIENPGAGTANILTTDRDQKKNREFWNAIGDEVKNTKENMQPLLKNWLLVGIEEGDQELQDLRQAYLPETVLAYVGTLHFAGTGLSRDNLLECMELASIVAERDSDLSVAFLEAGRMKELVEVFAASSKALAISTGEKRTASTGSKKLREMGWSRDLWSVRP; encoded by the exons ATGGCACCTGTCGAGGCTGAGAAATTTCTATCTTACGAAGCCGGGCCCGAGGTCGAAGAGTTCGCCAACGCGCTCGATGACTGTCTCTCCCCTCCCCTCTCAAACGAAGAACGACGAGAACGAATTATAGACCTACCAAGAAAATACTATGAGAATGCCCTTCGACGCCTAGCACAGGTCCGACCGCGCATGACGCGCAATGGACAAGACGATGTCGATATGGATGCAGACGACGATGGTACTAATAGCAACCCTGCCTCTGCAGAGCTTGTCAAACGTCTCGAGAGGGAAGCGCAGACATGGGATCTATTGCGCAGGCTCCTTCCACTAAGATATGCTAGTTCTGATGACGGGCAGAGCGCTTCCAAAACCGAACAGAGCTCCGTGGATTCAGGAGACCTGTTTAAGAGTTTCCTTGCTAGTGATTCATCGGCGCGAGAACGTCAAGCAGTCATACAATGGCTCCAGAGCAATGCTTCTTCGGGACCGGATGTCAACGAGCTTGCGCATGAACTCCAGCAAAATGCCGACCGTGGAGATATCATCGCTCACGGCTGGCTTCATACTCGCTCCTCAATCAAGCTTCGGAAGGGCGTAACAGCTTGGCCCCATCTACTGGATCGCCAGTCACCAGCTATTGCAACCTCATTTCATACCTCAGATGGCTCACCTCTGGTGACACAACTGGACCCAGACGCTGCGACTCGCCAGGGACGAAAGCTTGAACCGCAAGATGAGTATTTCGAGCGTGCCATTTGGTTGGGTTGCTGGGAACACCTCCGCCGAGGATCAAGTTTGGAGTCTATTCGTGAATGGTGCCAAGAACGAACCGAAATGTGGCGGGCTATTTCGACCTCTGCGATACTTCTTTCGGCCGACGACAGCCAGGGAGTGACCGACACTAAACCAGCATCACTTGCTCTGTGGCGACGAATGTGCTTCAGCTTGTCTCGATCTGGTGGTTGTGATGACTACGAGCGTGCGGTATATGGTGTTCTGTCAGGAGACATCCCGAGCGTCGAGAAAGTTGCCCTGAACTGGGATGATTTTCTTTTCGCGAACTACAATGCATTGCTACGCACACAGCTTGACAACTACATACTTGGACAATGCCCAGCCGACGTTGCTTCAAACCTCACACAATCCTTTCCTTCATTTGACGCCATTCAATTTCACGGTGAGCCAAGTACAGTTGACATGCGCCTAATCCGAGCTCTGGAAGCCAACCCTCAGATCAAAGACGAAGCGAACGAACCCAATAAGGCGTTGCAGGCATCACTAATTTCCAAGGAAATTGGCCAACATCTTTATCAGCAGGGCTTCATCATTTCTTCTGGCGCAAATCACAACGAGTCAGCACTCTACAGATCAGAGCCTAGTAAGCTTGAGGTAAACAAGGAGAGGTTCTTTCAGTCTACGCAGCACTACGGCCTGCGGATCGTCGCACATATCTAtctcctcatcaacctcttggATAAGCTGAACTCGAAGGACGATTCTCTCGCCCCTGCCTATTCCCCCCCTGAAATGAGACGTTCCCAACAGAACCTCATTGCCGGGTACGCGAATTATCTTCGCCTTGCCGAGTTTCATGAGTTAATACCTCTTTACTGTTCGATTTTGGAACCCCCTCGGTCATATGAGGTGCTTAGCTACAACCTCATTCCCGAAAATGAGGCGAGCCGACGTTTACTACAACTGAGACTTATTAGGAAAGCCGGCATCGACGTGCTGGAGTTTGTCAAGACTCAGGCATGGCTTCTGTTCGATGATCTGGGTCCGGCGCAGCATGGATGTCCTGCCAAGGAAGGGTTTAGCATCATTGAGCCTGGCCCACCTACTTCACGCAGCGGTCGTCCTGTGAGGCCCGATttctttggtgatgatgaaagattCGTTGATCAGGCACATGAGAACCTCATCCGATCACTAGAGTGGCTGGTACTGGTGCAAGAAACATGGCCCAACGTGTTGTCTATGGGAACCAAGATCTACAAATTCTTTTTGC GCAACATGCACCTCAGCGCTGCTCGTCAGCTGATGAAGCGAGTTCCATTTTCAGAGGTCCTTCATGCAGCTACGGAAGAAAACGGTGATGAGATAGAGTTATACGAAGACATTCCCGAGTTTTGGGCCAGGCAACTTGATCGGAGAGGTATTCGGGACGTGACACCGCAACAAGCACTTTCAGATGCCCGAAATTTCCGCGAGCTGGAGAATCTAGTGCGAGCCCTGGATAGCTTGGAGACAGTCGCGTCGCTAGCCGAGCTTACAAATGAGTACGCCAAAATAGAAAACCCTGGAGCAGGCACGGCCAACATATTAACGACAGACAGGGACCAAAAGAAAAACCGAGAGTTCTGGAATGCTATTGGTGATGAAGTCAAGAACACAAAAGAAAACATGCAgcctcttctcaagaactggCTCCTGGTGGGCATCGAGG AAGGTGATCAAGAACTACAAGATCTCCGTCAAGCCTATCTACCCGAAACAGTTCTAGCATACGTTGGCACGCTGCACTTTGCTGGCACTGGCTTGTCTCGAGACAACCTCCTGGAATGTATGGAGCTTGCTTCCATCGTTGCAGAGCGCGATTCGGATCTGTCGGTTGCATTCTTAGAAGCTGGAAGAATGAAGGAGCTGGTGGAAGTATTTGCTGCTAGCAGTAAGGCATTAGCCATCAGCACTGGCGAAAAGAGAACCGCGAGCACTGGCAGCAAGAAGCTGCGAGAGATGGGTTGGTCCCGGGATCTGTGGTCTGTCAGGCCATGA
- a CDS encoding related to COX19-required for expression of mitochondrial cytochrome oxidase, with protein MSTFGSPGPLPTTKPTPCVLLSRPQRGSFPLDHDGECKTYMAKYLSCMKKVRGLNDEECRDLAKAYLSCRMDRNLMARDEFKNLGFTESPPPSAVKATLEGDKGAKG; from the exons ATGAGTACTTTCGGTAGCCCCGGTCCTTTGCCAACTACCAAGCCAACACC TTGTGTCCTTCTGAGCAGACCACAGCGTGGAAGCTTCCCTCTAGATCATGATG GCGAGTGCAAGACTTACATGGCAAAGTACCTTTCATGTATGAAAAAGGTGCGAGGTCTAAATGACGAAGAATGCCGCGACCTTGCAAAGGCGTATCTATCGTGCAGAATGGACAG AAACTTGATGGCCAGGGACGAATTCAAGAACCTTGGTTTCACAGAATCTCCACCTCCTTCTGCTGTAAAAGCGACGCTAGAGGGCGATAAGGGAGCCAAGGGTTAA
- a CDS encoding related to ubiquitin-like protein modifier has protein sequence MSNENENGTPGEQAPANSEHLNIKVTDNNNEVFFKIKRTTKLEKLMGAFCERQGKATSSVRFLFDGTRVQPTDTPDALEMQDGDTLEVHQEQVGGYAQ, from the exons ATGTCCAACGAGAACGAAAACGGGACTCCTGGCGAGCAGGCACCCGCCAACTCCGAGcacctcaacatcaaggttaccgacaacaacaacgaggtcttcttcaagatcaagcgcACTacaaagcttgagaagcttatGGGAGCCTTTTGCGAGCGCCAGGGAAAGGCGACCAGCTCCGTGCGATTTCTTTTCGACGGCACGCGAGTCCAACCCACTGATACACCCGATGCG CTCGAGATGCAGGATGGCGATACCCTCGAGGTCCACCAGGAGCAGGTTGGCGGATATGCACAGTAA
- a CDS encoding probable F-box protein involved in pathogenicity has product MAHHQARTVAMDPPHITEFASERYFEKLSQLNAHQHQHQHPPTRDNLDASTSPSRFILPLRETKTADVEPLRPLDQKRDKSRFFGLRSKVSILHSKSNVSSGHAPRVSVETPQKSASFDQLFLGLPNELQIQIISALPLTDVLNLRLASRSWHTLVTFNENTIARYHLEHHIPVYASRLYPITDPSEINFQHLCGIWHRLHVAAKLAFLMCEWITKDIFLRQTEAQRLAFAPQNERMRRRLIPLLFTIFHFFETYRKLYLKRMAENGGKGLRREPYTLNPIEAEIMSMYDDQTLLRVHEVFPLVISSFCRRLRPPTYVGRVERSLRGYIREKPSDDMHVAILCIGGLRQVERLWEIKGYNSRRGAVDTWFNALTKEAPPTEQSTSKPKRGLFGRKKSTSEARSSATGLNKVRSSGSIDGNMDWETNLVFNTSLSAGAPMSPLTLQQAQALLSDLPVLQQIWLTTAEALILQRRVVERPQDIKRNQQVMLDLISEDGLVEEDEWWYGRSIPDSVRPPVGVTDDDTD; this is encoded by the exons atggctcatcatcaagcgcGGACGGTGGCTATGGATCCGCCACATATCACTGAATTTGCTTCCGAGCGTTACTTCGAAAAGTTAAGCCAGCTCAATGCacaccaacatcagcaccaaCATCCTCCGACTCGAGACAATCTTGATGCCTCCACGTCGCCCTCGAGATTTATTCTTCCTCTACGAGAAACGAAAACCGCCGATGTTGAACCTTTAAGGCCTCTTGACCAGAAGCGTGATAAGTCAAGGTTTTTCGGCCTTCGCTCAAAGGTTTCGATCCTCCACTCTAAATCGAACGTATCGTCTGGCCATGCGCCTCGAGTTTCTGTTGAGACGCCGCAAAAAAG TGCTAGCTTTGATCAGCTCTTCTTAGGACTTCCCAACGAATTACAGATTCAAATCATTTCTGCCCTCCCACTAACCGACGTCTTGAACCTCCGACTTGCCTCCAGATCGTGGCATACTCTCGTCACTTTCAACGAAAACACTATCGCTCGATATCATCTTGAACATCATATTCCCGTTTACGCCTCCCGCCTCTACCCCATCACAGACCCGAGCGAGATCAACTTCCAACATCTATGCGGGATATGGCATCGATTACACGTCGCTGCCAAGCTAGCCTTTCTAATGTGTGAATGGATCACAAAAGATATCTTTCTTCGCCAAACTGAAGCTCAACGACTTGCATTTGCACCTCAGAACGAGCGCATGCGACGACGCCTAATACCTCTTCTATTTACCATATTTCACTTCTTCGAGACGTACCGGAAATTGTACCTAAAGCGTATGGCTGAGAACGGAGGAAAAGGATTGAGACGGGAACCTTATACTTTGAACCCCATTGAAGCCGAAATCATGAGCATGTACGACGACCAAACCTTATTAAGGGTTCACGAAGTCTTTCCCCTTGTAATATCATCCTTCTGTCGGAGACTCCGACCACCGACATATGTTGGTAGAGTCGAGCGATCACTTCGTGGCTATATTCGAGAGAAACCGTCCGACGATATGCATGTTGCCATTTTGTGCATTGGTGGACTCCGACAAGTCGAAAGGTTATGGGAAATCAAGGGCTACAACAGCAGGCGTGGTGCTGTCGACACATGGTTTAATGCTCTCACGAAAGAGGCGCCACCTACTGAACAGTCAACTTCGAAACCGAAACGAGGTCTTTTTGGACGCAAAAAATCCACCAGTGAAGCTCGATCGTCTGCTACTGGATTGAATAAGGTCCGGAGTTCTGGCTCAATAGATGGGAATATGGATTGGGAGACCAATCTTGTCTTCAATACGAGTTTATCTGCTGGGGCTCCCATGTCACCTCTGACCTTGCAACAGGCTCAGGCATTACTCAGCGACCTTCCCGTACTGCAACAAATATGGCTCACAACAGCCGAAGCCTTGATTCTTCAGCGTCGGGTTGTCGAGCGTCCACAGGATATCAAACGCAACCAACAAGTCATGCTGGATTTGATCAGTGAAGATGGACTGGTAGAAGAGGACGAATGGTGGTACGGCCGCAGCATTCCCGATTCTGTGCGGCCTCCCGTTGGTGTCACTGATGACGATACGGATTAA
- a CDS encoding H(+)-transporting V1 sector ATPase subunit C family protein, whose translation MSTKYAFLSLPQGVFDSSDRDDAISSLRGTISSDNGSVLPFNIPDFKIGTLDALVQQADELTKLEASCQAVVSKVADSLKNVLEGDEDRIAQYKMVNDKPTDQYVSTFSWNKIRYRADKSLAELISTLQKARSSTNRSPKLQLTCHQELANVDTDVKTKFNQYNSVKTNLAALQRRQTGNLSTKSLTPIVDPKLLVQDSEYIETHLIVVPGNAKKDFIKEYETISPMVVPRSAIEVAKDDEFVLFAVATFKKHSAEFLAKCREQKWTPRQYKYVEGGRQEEQRELDRVTNEERKVCGEALRMGRTGWSESVMIWIHVMTLRVFVEAVLRYGLPLDYVSVLVKTTSKLAPKVKAALDSNYSFLGGNAFGRDKRGKITKDDAALSSEMAAAGFQTGEGHEYTAYVYYEIEFP comes from the exons ATGTCGACGAAATACGCATTCCTATCTTTGCCCCAGGGCGTTTTTGACTCGAGCGATCGCGATGATGCCATATCATCATTGCGCGGGACCATCTCTTCCGACAATGGGTCCGTTCTGCCTTTCAACATCCCCGATTTCAAGATCGGCACTCTGGATGCCCTGGTGCAACAGGCGGATGAGCTTACCAAGCTCGAGGCGTCATGCCAGGCTGTTGTGTCCAAGGTCGCCGATTCTCTGAAGAATGTGCTTGAGGGTGACGAAGATCGTATCGCCCAGTATAAGATGGTCAACGACA AACCCACTGATCAATACGTGAGCACTTTCAGCTGGAACAAAATCCGATATCGAGCCGACAAGTCCCTTGCAGAGCTTATTAGCACTTTGCAAAAGGCGCGTTCATCCACCAACCGCAGTCCTAAGCTCCAACTAACATGCCATCAGGAATTAGCTAACGTTGACACCGACGTTAAGACAAAGTTCAATCAGTATAACTCTGTCAAGACAAATCTTGCGGCTCTGCAGCGCCGCCAAAC CGGCAACCTTTCTACCAAGTCCTTGACCCCCATTGTCGACCCGAAACTTCTTGTGCAGGATTCTGAGTACATTGAGACACACCTCATTGTTGTTCCTGGCAATGCAAAGAAGGATTTCATTAAGGAGTATGAGACAATATCACCCATGGTTGTGCCTCGCTCGGCTATCGAGGTGGCCAAGGACGACGAGTTTGTTCTCTTTGCTGTGGCGACATTTAAGAAGCATAGCGCCGAATTCCTCGCCAAGTGCCGAGAACAGAAGTGGACGCCCCGTCAGTACAAGTACGTTGAAGGCGgtcgacaagaagagcaaaggGAGCTCGATCGAGTCACCAATGAAGAGCGCAAGGTTTGCGGCGAGGCTCTGCGTATGGGACGCACGGGATGGAGTGAAAGTGTCATGATCTGGATACATGTTATGACATTAAGGGTCTTTGTTGAGGCAGTTCTTCGTTATGGCCTGCCTCTAGATTACGTATCGGTCCTAGTCAAG ACTACATCCAAGCTGGCgcccaaggtcaaggctgcTCTGGACTCAAACTACTCGTTCCTTGGCGGCAATGCCTTTGGACGGGACAAGCGAGGCAAGATTACCAAGGACGACGCTGCGCTGAGCTCGGAGATGGCAGCCGCTGGTTTCCAGACTGGCGAGGGACATGAATACACGGCATACGTATATTACGAGATCGAGTTTCCTTAG
- a CDS encoding related to thioesterase family protein, with the protein MDVLQRKLANSLLVLRSPAVMRLEVSATAAAGGAFKRAAGMLLAGVGASTAGGFGTWYTMHSNGMGFHSDEESLRRFVANHEEAKMVEETINKHPLVAELRANPELTESRPHMKMPGSYRSRSLTGGALIGEGKMPVPPYAWMAPKGKQLVSIAYVGDDLCGHPGIVHGGFLATMLDEGLGRCSFGALPHNIAVTANLNVDYRKPTPAGSFLVLRAETYKVEGRKAWVRGHIELLAEPGEKPTIVAEAQALFISPKYAAMMPKIG; encoded by the exons ATGGACGTCTTGCAGCGCAAGCTTGCAAACAGTTTGCTCGTCCTACGCAGTCCCGCAGTCATGCGACTGGAGGTGT CGGCCACAGCAGCCGCTGGTGGTGCTTTCAAGAGAGCAGCAGGTATGTTGCTCGCTGGCGTAGGCGCAAGTACCGCCGGCGGTTTTGGAACATGGTACACGATGCATTCGAACGGCATGGGCTTTCACTCGGACGAAGAGAGCCTGCGGCGATTCGTCGCAAACCACGAGGAGGCGAAGATGGTGGAAGAGACGATCAACAAGCACCCGCTCGTTGCAGAGCTCCGCGCCAACCCCGAACTCACCGAATCGCGGCCGCACATGAAAATGCCCGGCTCGTACCGAAGTCGGAGCCTGACAGGAGGAGCGCTCATCGGCGAGGGGAAAATGCCAGTACCACCATACGCCTGGATGGCGCCCAAGGGCAAACAGCTTGTGTCTATAGCATATGTCGGTGACGACCTGTGCGGCCACCCTGGCATTGTACATGGTGGTTTTCTGGCGACTATGCTGGATGAGGGTCTTGGACGTTGCTCCTTCGGTGCGCTGCCCCATAACATTGCAGTTACAGCAAACCTCAATGTAGACTATCGCAAACCCACACCGGCGGGAAGCTTTCTGGTTCTTCGAGCTGAGACATACAAGGTGGAAGGCCGCAAGGCCTGGGTTAGGGGCCATATTGAATTACTGGCCGAGCCTGGCGAGAAGCCGACAATAGTGGCCGAAGCGCAAGCACTATTCATCTCGCCCAAGTATGCTGCG ATGATGCCCAAAATCGGTTAA
- a CDS encoding related to hydrogen peroxide-inducible protein hic-5: MPGTARTMEPKRKVTPPSPSYMTDEQFASYLAGLRSNRVARPGGARPQPAGARPVPSRSSLHRHSTGRFTPDLASPAESAPPTLDRKDSKSPSVTGGSLASRYSTISRKSPDYYPTSAANPLRPSDVVPSATYMERGQRWMEKEEASSLRDAMEEMDIRKSTKSPVQETPEDDTRLYNAALDEAAELVWQHQHGTPSPRPDGPYRYKPHLRKNSYAHARTASVGGTRSCSGSSSDGEGVERESRPDLEQRQPSIQPDHKNKTYGTIGRSGKAPEQRRQGSLKRNISGEVGRPFSGDQIWEEPEVSTSNSMSFSGRASPEKLGNRDQAATNRVRFEPPREEEKTKPLERVEIHRNPPTRSRNPLYTRNRSNDSSVSIDDKVERKNGMEVRSQDIRAATSMRLKDRSPNLPEPTAVSDSPGRPIVSFDANWKAPDESTDTTPDRSLPATPSRSSSSFAQPEKPMAVPGIVVAEESSPMPRAPTGTKIPLICIDETSHNPRGSVPSINVPDIAINEAPGKGGSIPAIIAPDDKTNSTSRPLPDPIARGAPRSAQKPRGHWSPAPGSNRRAVTICHECGMPIEGRFVALAGSNERFHPQCFSCYTCGTNLQAMEISHEPDHLRQERLDRIRRRAAGEILEEEQGKTMAEDGDERLRFFCHLDWHELFAPRCKHCQTPILGEHIVALGAHWHYGHFFCAECGDPFEHGMTHIEKDGYAWCINCQTKRTERRAPKCRKCRTAVIGQYIQALGGEWHEHCFRCAECQGGFDDGQIFTKHVPEGTIVLCTGCRAMELKA; this comes from the exons ATGCCAGGCACAGCAAGGACGATGGAGCCGAAGCGCAAGGTGACTCCTCCGTCACCTTCTTACATGACAGACGAGCAGTTCG CCTCCTACCTCGCAGGTCTTCGGTCAAACAGAGTCGCCAGGCCTGGAGGTGCAAGACCTCAACCAGCCGGTGCCCGTCCAGTTCCTAGCCGCTCAAGTTTGCACCGCCATAGTACGGGCCGATTCACGCCTGATCTTGCTTCTCCTGCCGAGAGCGCACCGCCTACTCTCGACCGTAAGGACTCGAAAAGTCCTAGCGTTACTGGCGGCAGTCTTGCCTCTAGATACTCTACCATCAGCAGAAAAAGCCCAGATTACTATCCAACTTCAGCTGCAAACCCTTTGAGGCCATCGGATGTTGTTCCCTCAGCCACATACATGGAACGAGGTCAAAGATGGatggagaaagaagaggcaaGCTCATTACGCGATGCcatggaggagatggacatAAGGAAGAGTACAAAATCGCCTGTTCAGGAGACTCCTGAGGATGATACTCGTCTATACAATGCTGCTCTCGATGAAGCTGCCGAGCTTGTCtggcaacatcaacatggcACGCCGTCTCCCCGTCCCGACGGACCCTACCGCTATAAGCCACATCTCAGAAAGAATAGCTACGCCCATGCTCGTACTGCTAGTGTCGGCGGTACGCGATCATGCTCAGGCAGTTCTTCGGATGGTGAAGGCGTCGAACGTGAAAGCAGACCCGACTTGGAGCAGAGGCAGCCAAGCATACAGCCAGATCACAAAAACAAGACATATGGCACTATTGGTCGTTCAGGCAAGGCTCCAGAGCAGAGACGCCAGGGAAGTCTGAAAAGAAACATTAGCGGGGAAGTAGGTCGTCCCTTTTCTGGAGATCAGATTTGGGAAGAGCCTGAAGTCTCAACTTCTAATAGCATGAGCTTTTCTGGTCGTGCATCACccgagaagcttggcaaCCGAGATCAGGCAGCTACAAACCGAGTGCGCTTCGAACCTCCacgggaagaagaaaagaccaagCCCCTTGAGCGAGTTGAAATACACCGCAATCCTCCCACACGCTCTCGCAATCCTCTCTATACAAGAAACCGCTCCAACGACAGCTCCGTCTCTATTGATGACAAGGTAGAGAGAAAGAACGGCATGGAAGTTCGGAGTCAGGACATTCGCGCGGCCACGAGCATGCGCTTGAAAGATCGCAGCCCAAACCTCCCGGAACCCACAGCCGTCAGTGACAGTCCGGGACGGCCCATTGTAAGCTTCGACGCCAACTGGAAAGCCCCGGACGAGTCCACTGATACCACCCCAGACCGGTCGCTTCCGGCAACCCCCAgcagatcctcctcctccttcgccCAGCCGGAGAAACCCATGGCGGTACCTGGTATCGTTGTGGCGGAGGAAAGTTCGCCGATGCCCAGGGCGCCAACGGGAACGAAAATCCCGTTGATCTGCATAGACGAGACATCCCATAACCCTAGAGGCTCCGTACCTTCGATCAACGTCCCCGATATTGCTATCAATGAGGCTCCGGGTAAGGGAGGCAGCATTCCTGCAATCATAGCTCCTGACGACAAAACGAATTCAACCTCCCGTCCGCTTCCTGATCCCATTGCCAGGGGAGCACCCCGTTCTGCACAAAAGCCTCGTGGCCATTGGTCCCCAGCCCCTGGCAGCAATAGGCGAGCTGTCACGATTTGCCATGAATGTGGCATGCCCATCGAAGGGCGTTTTGTGGCCCTAGCGGGAAGCAATGAACGGTTCCATCCGCAGTGTTTCAGCTGCTATACTTGTGGTACTAACCTACAGGCGATGGAAATTAGCCATGAGCCTGATCATCTTCGTCAGGAGCGGCTTGATCGCATCAGACGTCGCGCTGCTGGTGAGATACTCGAAGAGGAGCAGGGCAAAACGATGGCCGAAGACGGAGATGAGCGTCTACGATTCTTTTGTCACCTCGATTGGCATGAGCTGTTTGCGCCGCGTTGCAAGCACTGCCAGACCCCTATTCTCGGGGAACACATAGTAGCTCTTGGAGCTCATTGGCACTATGGTCACTTCTTCTGTGCCGAATGTGGTGACCCATTCGAACATGGCATGACACacattgagaaggatggttATGCGTGGTGCATCAACTGCCAGACGAAACGCACCGAACGACGAGCTCCGAAGTGCAGGAAATGCCGTACAGCTGTCATCGGACAGTATATCCAAGCGCTAGGCGGAGAGTGGCATGAGCATTGCTTCCGATGCGCCGAGTGCCAGGGCGGTTTCGACGATGGCCAAATCTTCACTAAACATGTGCCTGAAGGCACTATCGTGCTCTGCACTGGATGCCGAGCTATGGAACTCAAAGcgtaa
- a CDS encoding related to Cx9C motif-containing protein 4, mitochondrial has translation MMLRRSLPVTHVHVQFKVCTPDTRIQDGEKILTQIQQDCLTSNGYNEAKCQTAIKRLYECCEAFYERYGEEASTVSCPKPNLLKLKIKQLREEAK, from the exons atgatgttgaggcgAAGCCTGCCTGTCACCCACGTGCA TGTGCAATTCAAAGTATGCACTCCAGACACGAGAATACAAGATGGAGAGAAAATACTGACCCAAATACAACAAGACTGTCTTACCAGCAATGGCTACAACGAGGCCAAGTGCCAAACTGCAATCAAGCGACTTTACGAATGCTGTGAAGCATTTTACGAACGCTACGGCGAAGAAGCGTCTACTGTGAGCTGTCCGAAGCccaatcttctcaagctcaagataaAGCAACTCCGGGAGGAAGCTAAATGA
- a CDS encoding probable MET14-ATP adenosine-5`-phosphosulfate 3`-phosphotransferase: MATNITWHPSLSRKERNETRGQRGLTIWLTGLSASGKSTVATALEQHLLHLGVAAYRLDGDNVRFGLNKDLGFSEADRNENIRRISEVAKLFADSSTIAITSFISPYRADRKVARDLHEQATQGGEEPIPFVEVYVDVPLEVAEQRDPKGLYKKARAGEIKDFTGISAPYEEPENAEITIKTHENSVEECVAQIVQWLNEKGYLNKK, from the exons ATGGCTAC CAACATCACCTGGCACCCTTCCTTATCGCGCAAGGAGCGTAACGAGACGCGTGGCCAGCGCGGTCTCACCATCTGGCTGACCGGTCTCTCTGCTTCTGGCAAGTCCACTGTCGCCACTGCGCTTGAGCAGCATCTCCTTCACCTCGGCGTCGCTGCCTATCGCCTCGACGGCGACAATGTCCGCTTCGGTCTGAACAAGGACCTTGGCTTCTCCGAGGCTGACCGAAACGAGAACATCCGCCGTATCTCCGAAGTCGCCAAGCTCTTCGCTGACTCGTCGACCATCGCCATTACCTCTTTTATCTCTCCCTACCGAGCAGATCGCAAGGTCGCCCGTGATCTACACGAGCAGGCCACACAGGGTGGCGAAGAGCCAATCCCCTTCGTCGAAGTCTACGTTGATGTGCCCCTCGAAGTTGCCGAGCAGCGTGATCCCAAGGGTCTTTACAAGAAGGCTCGCGCTGGTGAGATCAAGGATTTCACCGGCATTTCCGCTCCGTACGAGGAGCCTGAGAACGCCGAGATCACTATCAAGACTCACGAGAACTCAGTTGAGGAGTGTGTTGCTCAGATTGTTCAGTGGCTCAATGAGAAGGGCTATCTCAACAAGAAATAG